From the Lactobacillus johnsonii genome, the window TCATAACTTATTTCTGAACTAACTGCAGCCTTTAAAATATTATATTTTAATGTAATTACACAACTAAATGGATTAATTTCTAAATAATACCATTGCCATTTTGGGCTATACCTTAGAAATATTTCTTTTGAACGATTAAGTTTATTTTTTAAATAATGCCTTTGACCCACAATCCAAATATCTTTTATAGATAATTTTTCATATAAACTATGTCGATGCTTAAATTCTGTCTCGCTTAACGGAGCACACTGCACTTCAAAAGCTAATTTATTTTCTACTAATACATCAGCTCTCAATTGTTGATCAAGCAATGGGACCTCAACTTCTGCATTAACTCCATTTGCTTTTAGTGCAGTACATAAAAGTTGCTTAGATTGATAATGTTCTTCTTTCTCTCCTGTTCCCCTAACTTGATAGAAATGCTTAAAAAATGGTAGCTTTTCTTCTGATAGAATCAAAATCATTCGTTTTCTACAAGACGGACAAGTATAATAATCCTGATTTAACTTCTTAAATCCTTTATTAACTTGTTCTGCTTCCTTGATGGCTAAGACTAATTTTTTATTTAAAATAGCTGCGTACATTTTATCGCCCAATATTATATACGCAAAAAGAGAGATGATTTTTTCATCTCCCTTTTTTAATCGAAATATTCTCTTATATTCCCTAATGCATCTTGGCCAATTAAGCACTTAGCATTTTTCTTTATTCTTTGGAATTGCTTTTCAGTCATTCCAGTTCCATATTCATTAGCAATTACCCAAGTATCTTCGGGTTTCAATTCTACATAATTATCATCTAAATAGGCTAAATCTAGATAGTATTCATGATGATAGGTATATAAACTGGAGGCTAATCCTTCAACCTTTAAAGCATCGGCTAAGGCTGCAACTAAATCAATACTATCCAGCTTAAAGACGCGACGATTATCACTGACTAATTTTTCACGATCATCATTAATTTCAGTTTTGCGTTGATCATCATCTCCAGCCCCTAATCCCTTTAAAAGATCTCTTAATTGATCATTCGGATTGTTACTACTATCATCATCACTATCAGGTACTTTTGAAATAAGTAATTCTAATCCAGAACTACTTGGCATCACCTGAAAAGTAACGGGATCTCCTTTAGCAAAAGTATGATCTGTGTCGACTTCACTTAAAATTTGATAGAAGAAATGTTGAATTTGACTTTTGTTTCCTAACAAGTCGAGCATTGTTATTCCGCGTTCTTTAAGTTCATCTGCGTCCATTGTTACACGAATGGTATTTTCACTTATTCTGTGTACTTCCACTTATTATCACCTCGAAGTCTCTATCTTTAATACATTGTAACCTATTTTCCTACTCATATAAAAACGCTAGCTTAAAAAAGCTAACGTTTTTACAATTTTTAATTAAAAATCAGCAGTCATTGCTTGGATCTCTTCAAGTTCTAAGCGACGAACTTTACGAGGAAGAAATCTCCTAATTTCATCTTCGTTGTAGCCTACCTGTAAACGTCTATCATCCATAATGATTGGACGTCTTAATAGGCTAGGATTCTTTTCAACAAGATCAATTAGTTGATCAATTGATAAATCATCTAAATTAATCTTTAAGTTTTGGAAAGTACGAGAACGAGTAGAAATAATTTCTTCTGTGCCGTTTTCAGTCATTCGTAAAACTTGCATGATTTCCTCTTTATTTAGTGGATTGGCGAAAATATTTCTTTCCTTAAATGA encodes:
- a CDS encoding competence protein CoiA codes for the protein MYAAILNKKLVLAIKEAEQVNKGFKKLNQDYYTCPSCRKRMILILSEEKLPFFKHFYQVRGTGEKEEHYQSKQLLCTALKANGVNAEVEVPLLDQQLRADVLVENKLAFEVQCAPLSETEFKHRHSLYEKLSIKDIWIVGQRHYLKNKLNRSKEIFLRYSPKWQWYYLEINPFSCVITLKYNILKAAVSSEISYDIKHFSLDEKGIANLFTFAPTNRRNIKYSSIQDQKIYLQKQITHKSKLGLEIASLLYQLHFSVADIPEKLFLELREPKEKSPIITYLQKKLDDSKNHLA
- a CDS encoding adaptor protein MecA, producing the protein MEVHRISENTIRVTMDADELKERGITMLDLLGNKSQIQHFFYQILSEVDTDHTFAKGDPVTFQVMPSSSGLELLISKVPDSDDDSSNNPNDQLRDLLKGLGAGDDDQRKTEINDDREKLVSDNRRVFKLDSIDLVAALADALKVEGLASSLYTYHHEYYLDLAYLDDNYVELKPEDTWVIANEYGTGMTEKQFQRIKKNAKCLIGQDALGNIREYFD
- the spx gene encoding transcriptional regulator Spx; the protein is MLNLYTSPSCTSCRKAKAWLKEYDISFKERNIFANPLNKEEIMQVLRMTENGTEEIISTRSRTFQNLKINLDDLSIDQLIDLVEKNPSLLRRPIIMDDRRLQVGYNEDEIRRFLPRKVRRLELEEIQAMTADF